The sequence ATCGCCAGCAGGATGACGGTGAAGCCGCCGACGGTCATGCCGTTGCCGAGCAGTTCGCCCCAGATGCCCTGGAAGTACTCCGGATAGATCCAGTCGAACTGGAACGCGAGCCCGATCCAGAACGCGACGCCGACCACCAGACCCTTGCGGTAGTCCAGGCCCTCCTGAAGCAGAATCCTCATCCCGAAGACGAAGATCAGGGCCACGATGATGACGAAGTAGGCCGCGACGACCGGCCCCGGGATCGCGATGATCAGGTTGATGAACTTGGGCAGAAACGCGAGCGAGACGAACACGATGCCGACGCAGATCCCGATCCGGCGGGCGGCGACTCCGGTGAGTTCCGCGACGCTGATGCTCATGCCGTAGGTGGTGTTCGGAACCGTCCCCGCGAGGCCGGACAGCAGATTGCCCACGCCGTCGGCCGAGATCGCGCCCTGGATGGAGCGAAAGTCGATCGCCCGCAGCCTGCGCCACGAGACCCGCTGAATCGCGATGGCGTCTCCGAGCGTGTCGAGCGCGCCCACCAGCGTCACCATGATGAAGGACGGCAGCAGAGCCCAGAACTCCGGGCGGAAGCTCAGGTCGACCCCGGGATAGGCGAGTTGCGGAAGCCCGATCCAGGCGGCGTCCGCGACCGACGACGTGTCGTACATGCCGAACCCCAGCCTGGCGGTGAGGCAGCCCGCGACGATGCCGATGGCCGGAGCCCACAGGCGCAGCACCCCGGAGGAACGAAGCGGAACCAGGATCATCACCAGCAGCGTCACTCCCGCGATGACCGGGCCCGCGGCAGGTGAAACGTCCGGGGGCACCTCGCCCAGCTTGTTGACGATGAGGGGCGAGAGGGTCACCGGGATGAGCAGCAGCACGGTGCCGGCCACCGTGGGCGTGAAGATGCGCCTGAGCAGCGCCATCCTCGCCGCCAGGACGAACTGAACCAGGGCGGACGCGATGATCAGGGTCGCGAGCATGCCCGGCCCCCCCTGTTGCAGGGCTGTCACGCTCACCGCGAGGAACGCGCTCGTGCTCCCCATCACGAGGATGTAGCCCGCGCCGACGCGCCCGATCTTGCGCGCCTGGATCGCCGTCGTCACCCCGCTGATCACCAGCGCCGCGCACACCGCCCACGACAGGTAGTCGTCGCCCATGCCGGCGACGGTGATCATCACGGTGGGCGTCAGGATGACGCTGGCAATGCAGAGGATGGCGTACTGGATGCCCAGCCCGACCGTGATCGGCAGGGGAGGACGCTCGTCGGGTTCGTAGCGGACGTCCTGCCGGTCGACACCCGGGCTCACCGGGCTTCCTCGCTGCGACGTGTCATGCGGGCTCCCCAATCGAGTCGGTCCCGGTTGGTGACGGTGTAGGCTTCGCGCTGCGGGATCAGGCCGCGGGATCAGCTTGCCGCGGACCGCTGCGTGTCGACGCGCACCACTGCGTGCACGCCCCACGCAACCGCCAGGTGCGCCGGTACCGCGACCGCCAGATGATACCCGTTCACCTGGTCGAGCCCGGGAACAACCTGCATCACGAGGCCGAGGACCGACACCCCGGCCGCCAGCAGCGCCGTTCGGGCCGCCAGCCGGCGCCACCTGCCGGCGAAGACCGCCGGGACGAGCGCAACCGCCAGCACCAGCGACAGCGGGTTCGCCTGGAGGAAGTTCTCGTTCCAGTGCATGAACTCGTGGGCGGTGAAGTGCGACACGATCATCACCAGCCCGGACAGGCCGGCGGCGAGAGACCATACGCCGGCGAGCAGCACGAACTCCGCCCTGAGGAAGGCCATCAGGGTCGGCCCGGCGGTGCTCAGCCGCGGAGAAGCGACCACCGCCGCCGCTCCGGCGAGCCATGCGGCGAGCATCACGCCGACCAGGGCGAACCAGACGAAGCGCGGAGGCGGCTCGGCCGGAGGGACGCGGGCCGGATCGTCCAGGACGGCTTCGGATGTGACCAGGTCCGTGTCACCCAGGAAGTCGCGCATCATCATGGGAATGAACATCTCGTCCCATGCGGTGACGGGACGATCGCCGCGCCCGCCCATGAAGAAGTCGAGCGACACGTAGACCAGCGCATTGCCTGCCGTGAGCCGTCGGGTGTGGAAGCGGAAGGTCTCGCCCGGGACCTCGCCGAAGCGATCGCGCAGGCGTCCGCCCAGGACGATGTCCAGGGCGTCGCGCACGCGCGTCGAGCAGTTGTCGAGGAAGTACTGGTATCGGTACCAGGCGTTTTCCGGGAGCGCGTTGAGCTCGGCCATGCCGAGAAGCCGGAGGCGCTGATCCGGGGTCAGGTCCAGCTCCTGCTCGACCACGCCGCGATCCGAGGCCACGTAATGCGCGATCATTCCTTCGGAGGACAGGCCAGCCATCCAGTACTGCCAGTCGCCCAGGAGGAAACGCCAGAAGAAGCCCTCCTGGCTGATGTCGAACATGCCCCAGTTGTACGACACATCCAGGCCGCGCGCCGGATCCTGGATGCGGATGGCGTTGTGGCCGAACATCTCGTAGACCACGGGTCCGGCGCCGACGGTAATGAGCGAGACGCTCAATTCGGAGCCCGGTTCCGGTGCCGGGAGTCCCTGATCCTCCGGGCCCGGCTCCTGGCCCCCTGCAGCCGAGGCCGGCCAGGCCGCGCATGCCGCCAGCGAGGCCGCCAGGAACAGGCTCGTTCGGCACATCGCGCTCGGTTTCGACACCGGGGATCACCTTGTTGGTGAGGACAGGGCTCGCTTCTCCGTTGCGCCGTACACCGTCTGACGCGGGCTGCTCCTCCGGCAACGCCGCGGGTGCGCAGGCGGAAGATGGTCCCGCAACCGTGACGACGGAAAGGCCGCGCCGACGTGGCGGGCTCGCGAGGGGCTCCGGTGGTCGGGCCGCCGACGCCGGGCCGGTAGCCCGGAACGCGCCCACGGCCTAGACTGCCGTAGAATCGATGGGCCGCCAGCCCGCCGGCGGCCGGCACGACTCGCACCGCCACCGAACAGCCAGGGAGACCCCCGATGCCCGCGGTCCAACTGCTTGCCCGCCGCCACCCCCGATCCCTCCGCCCCAGCAGAGCCGCGACGGTGATTCTCGGCTCT is a genomic window of Gammaproteobacteria bacterium containing:
- a CDS encoding DUF4105 domain-containing protein, giving the protein MSKPSAMCRTSLFLAASLAACAAWPASAAGGQEPGPEDQGLPAPEPGSELSVSLITVGAGPVVYEMFGHNAIRIQDPARGLDVSYNWGMFDISQEGFFWRFLLGDWQYWMAGLSSEGMIAHYVASDRGVVEQELDLTPDQRLRLLGMAELNALPENAWYRYQYFLDNCSTRVRDALDIVLGGRLRDRFGEVPGETFRFHTRRLTAGNALVYVSLDFFMGGRGDRPVTAWDEMFIPMMMRDFLGDTDLVTSEAVLDDPARVPPAEPPPRFVWFALVGVMLAAWLAGAAAVVASPRLSTAGPTLMAFLRAEFVLLAGVWSLAAGLSGLVMIVSHFTAHEFMHWNENFLQANPLSLVLAVALVPAVFAGRWRRLAARTALLAAGVSVLGLVMQVVPGLDQVNGYHLAVAVPAHLAVAWGVHAVVRVDTQRSAAS